Proteins encoded within one genomic window of Formosa agariphila KMM 3901:
- a CDS encoding lysophospholipid acyltransferase family protein gives MQFLAYILIYPFIWLISILPFRLLYAFSDFLYVLLYYIIGYRKKTVKENLDLVFPDKSEAEKKRITKAFYHHLCDMTVEAMKSLTISDAEMKKRFQFQSLDVIQDLIDKDRSIALMCAHYGSWEWIFVLQSYFNVKGYAVYKKLRNPYFDKLVKKIRAKYDSYLITTKETVPTLMRAKVNGDLNICGFVSDQSPKIQSAHYWTEFMGIKVPVYTGAEMLSKRIDMSVVFFKTKRIKRGYYETTFELIAENAKEYDNYDITDTFLRKVEAQIYEAPQYYLWTHKRWKHRDKVPAEFQ, from the coding sequence ATGCAATTTCTCGCTTATATTCTTATTTATCCATTTATTTGGCTAATATCTATACTTCCATTTAGGCTGTTGTATGCTTTCTCAGATTTTTTGTATGTGCTTTTATATTATATAATTGGCTATAGAAAAAAAACAGTTAAAGAAAACTTAGATTTAGTTTTTCCTGATAAATCTGAAGCTGAAAAAAAACGCATTACAAAAGCATTTTATCATCATTTATGTGATATGACTGTTGAAGCCATGAAATCGTTAACCATTTCTGATGCTGAAATGAAAAAACGCTTCCAATTTCAGAGCTTAGATGTTATTCAAGATTTGATAGACAAAGACAGAAGCATCGCTTTAATGTGTGCCCATTACGGAAGTTGGGAATGGATTTTCGTGTTGCAATCCTATTTCAATGTTAAAGGTTATGCGGTTTATAAAAAACTACGAAATCCTTATTTTGACAAATTAGTTAAAAAAATACGAGCCAAATACGACAGTTACCTTATTACAACCAAAGAAACCGTTCCTACGCTAATGCGCGCTAAGGTTAACGGTGATTTAAATATCTGCGGATTTGTATCGGACCAATCCCCTAAAATACAAAGCGCTCATTACTGGACCGAATTTATGGGTATAAAAGTTCCTGTGTATACGGGTGCCGAAATGCTATCTAAACGCATAGATATGTCTGTAGTATTTTTTAAAACAAAACGCATAAAGCGCGGATATTACGAAACGACTTTTGAACTTATAGCCGAAAATGCTAAAGAATACGATAATTACGATATTACAGACACCTTCCTAAGAAAGGTTGAAGCACAAATTTATGAAGCTCCGCAATATTATTTATGGACACACAAGCGTTGGAAGCATCGGGATAAGGTACCAGCGGAATTTCAGTAA
- the glmM gene encoding phosphoglucosamine mutase yields the protein MTLIKSISGIRGTIGGAIGDNLTPIDAVKFAAAYGTWIKKQRNKEDYRVVVGRDARISGEMIQSLVMNTLIGMGIHVIDLGLSTTPTVEVAVPLEHADGGIILTASHNPKQWNALKLLDAKGEFLNAEEGAKILEYAEDDTVEFADVDNLGEISINDAYIDIHIDEVLDLPLVNLDAIKDAKFKVVVDGVNSTGGIAIPLLLERLGVEPIKLFCEPNGHFPHNPEPLKEHLTDLSEAVVKERADFGIVVDPDVDRLAFMDENGEMFGEEYTLVACADYVLSKNPGNTVSNMSSTRALRDVTEKHGGTYEASAVGEVNVVTLMKKNNVVIGGEGNGGIIYPALHYGRDAFVGVALFLSLLAEKKMSVSALKASYPQYYMSKKKIALTPQLDVDGILKAMEEKYASEQITTIDGVKIDFPTNWVHLRKSNTEPIIRIYTEAGSQTEADALADRFIAEISEIAGL from the coding sequence ATGACACTAATTAAATCAATTTCAGGAATACGAGGTACCATTGGTGGTGCTATAGGAGATAATTTAACTCCAATTGATGCCGTTAAATTTGCAGCAGCTTATGGAACTTGGATAAAAAAACAACGTAACAAAGAAGATTATCGCGTGGTTGTTGGTCGTGATGCCCGAATTTCGGGAGAAATGATACAGAGTTTAGTAATGAATACCTTAATAGGGATGGGGATTCATGTGATAGATTTAGGTCTGTCTACTACACCAACTGTAGAGGTTGCTGTGCCGTTAGAACATGCCGATGGTGGAATTATTTTAACAGCAAGCCATAATCCAAAACAATGGAATGCTTTAAAATTATTAGATGCAAAAGGTGAATTTTTAAATGCTGAAGAAGGCGCAAAAATTTTAGAATACGCTGAAGATGATACTGTAGAATTTGCTGATGTTGATAATCTTGGGGAAATTTCTATAAATGATGCGTATATCGATATCCATATCGATGAAGTTTTAGATTTACCATTAGTAAACTTAGATGCCATAAAAGATGCTAAATTTAAAGTGGTTGTTGATGGTGTAAATTCTACCGGAGGAATTGCGATTCCTTTACTTCTAGAACGTTTAGGTGTAGAGCCTATAAAATTATTCTGTGAGCCAAACGGACATTTTCCTCATAATCCAGAGCCTTTAAAAGAACATTTAACAGATTTATCTGAGGCTGTTGTAAAAGAGCGTGCTGATTTCGGAATTGTAGTCGACCCAGATGTAGATCGTTTGGCGTTTATGGACGAAAATGGTGAGATGTTTGGAGAAGAATATACGCTTGTGGCCTGTGCCGATTATGTGTTGAGTAAGAATCCAGGAAACACGGTAAGTAATATGAGTTCTACACGTGCTTTAAGAGATGTTACAGAAAAACATGGCGGAACTTACGAAGCTAGTGCAGTTGGAGAAGTCAATGTGGTTACCTTAATGAAAAAGAACAACGTTGTAATTGGTGGTGAAGGTAACGGTGGTATTATTTATCCAGCGTTACATTACGGACGTGATGCTTTTGTTGGTGTAGCTCTATTTTTGAGTTTATTAGCAGAGAAAAAAATGTCGGTTAGTGCTTTAAAAGCATCCTACCCACAATATTATATGAGTAAAAAGAAAATTGCATTAACGCCTCAATTAGATGTTGATGGGATTTTAAAAGCAATGGAAGAAAAATATGCTTCTGAGCAAATTACGACTATAGATGGTGTGAAAATCGATTTCCCTACCAATTGGGTGCATTTACGTAAGAGTAACACAGAGCCAATAATTCGTATTTATACGGAAGCAGGAAGTCAAACAGAAGCCGATGCTTTAGCAGATCGTTTTATTGCTGAAATATCAGAAATTGCAGGTTTGTAA
- a CDS encoding acyl carrier protein phosphodiesterase — MNYLAHIYLSESKEKVTIGNFIADGNGITGKSYKKFPKAIQVGILLHRQIDTFTDAHPIVKQSTKRLHKNYGHYSGIIVDIFYDHFLAKNWSKYSEISLEDEAQWFYTLLQNNFDTLPERTQYLLPYMVKANWLVSYSNIKGIEDVLVGMDKRTKNLSHMHLATKELRMYYDEFEAEFTTFFEELRTFSHHKLNSLLDTI, encoded by the coding sequence ATGAATTATTTAGCCCACATTTATCTTTCAGAATCCAAAGAAAAGGTCACCATTGGAAATTTTATTGCTGATGGAAATGGGATTACCGGAAAATCTTATAAAAAATTCCCTAAAGCCATTCAAGTTGGCATTTTACTTCACCGCCAAATCGATACATTTACAGATGCTCATCCTATTGTAAAGCAAAGCACTAAACGATTACATAAAAATTACGGCCATTATTCGGGGATTATAGTTGATATTTTTTACGACCACTTTTTAGCTAAAAACTGGAGTAAATATTCAGAAATCTCTTTAGAAGATGAAGCCCAATGGTTTTATACCCTTTTACAAAACAATTTCGATACGTTACCCGAACGTACGCAATACCTTCTCCCTTATATGGTAAAGGCAAACTGGCTGGTAAGTTATTCGAATATTAAAGGCATTGAGGATGTACTTGTCGGGATGGACAAACGTACCAAAAATCTGTCTCACATGCATTTAGCAACTAAAGAATTACGCATGTATTACGATGAATTTGAAGCCGAATTCACAACATTTTTTGAAGAACTCCGTACCTTTTCTCATCATAAATTAAATTCCCTTTTAGATACCATATGA
- the ggt gene encoding gamma-glutamyltransferase yields the protein MKSIYYTLLLLLILTSCKESKSSSTPKVTGVIAEKAMVVSARKEASLIGTSILKQGGNVFDAMMATELALAVAYPYAGNLGGGGFMVYRLNNGDIGALDYREKAPMAATKTMYLDSVGNVIPNKSTLGSLAIGVPGTVAGVFTAHEKFGTLPVSTILEPVIALAKRGVIVTEKQAIHIQSKRSLFQEANKDTIIFDADWKANDTIKYPKLATTLEKIMTTGKDGFYKGDIAKTLAHFIQDNGGIITEDDLANYEAKWRTPVVFNYDDLKIISMSPPSSGGICLGQIMTMIEPYNLKRYGHNSTKAIQIITEAERRAYADRSYYLGDPDFVAIPTETLLSDTYLKDRMSNVSFDQATASSSLTHGNVELVESDETTHYSIVDQFGNAISVTTTLNGAYGSKLYCSELGFFLNNEMDDFSSKPGEPNMFGLIGAEANSIAPQKRMLSSMTPTIVEKDGDLYMSVGTPGGSTIITCVLQTILNVHEYDMGMQEAVNAPRFHHQWLPDEILMEPNKFNRNTILELEAKGYPINEKDAPIIGRVDGILKLKNGTLEAGADYRGDDTAIGF from the coding sequence ATGAAGTCTATTTACTATACGCTCTTACTATTACTTATTCTAACATCATGTAAAGAATCAAAATCTAGCTCAACACCAAAAGTAACAGGTGTTATTGCCGAAAAAGCTATGGTGGTATCGGCAAGAAAGGAAGCCTCGTTAATTGGAACATCTATATTAAAACAAGGCGGAAATGTTTTCGATGCCATGATGGCAACCGAACTTGCACTGGCAGTAGCATATCCCTATGCTGGAAATTTAGGTGGTGGCGGATTTATGGTTTACCGATTAAACAACGGAGATATTGGAGCCTTAGATTATCGCGAGAAAGCACCAATGGCTGCCACAAAAACCATGTATCTGGACTCAGTTGGCAATGTCATTCCAAACAAAAGTACACTTGGAAGTCTAGCCATTGGAGTTCCAGGAACCGTTGCTGGTGTGTTCACAGCGCATGAAAAATTTGGAACGTTACCTGTATCTACAATTTTAGAACCGGTAATAGCCTTAGCGAAACGCGGAGTAATTGTTACCGAAAAGCAAGCCATTCATATTCAATCAAAACGTTCTTTATTCCAAGAAGCCAATAAAGACACTATTATTTTTGATGCCGATTGGAAAGCAAACGACACTATAAAGTATCCTAAGTTAGCAACTACTTTAGAAAAAATTATGACCACTGGAAAAGATGGCTTTTACAAAGGGGATATTGCAAAAACTCTAGCCCATTTTATCCAAGATAATGGCGGTATTATCACTGAAGACGATTTAGCAAATTACGAAGCCAAATGGCGAACTCCTGTGGTTTTTAACTACGACGATTTAAAAATCATATCCATGTCTCCACCATCTAGTGGCGGGATTTGTTTGGGTCAGATTATGACAATGATAGAACCTTACAATTTAAAAAGATATGGTCATAACAGCACAAAAGCCATTCAGATTATTACCGAGGCAGAACGTCGTGCTTATGCCGATAGAAGCTACTATTTAGGTGACCCAGATTTTGTTGCCATTCCAACCGAAACCCTGTTAAGTGATACGTATCTAAAAGATAGGATGTCTAATGTATCCTTCGATCAAGCCACAGCATCATCGTCTTTAACACATGGTAATGTAGAACTTGTAGAAAGCGATGAAACCACCCACTACTCTATTGTCGATCAATTTGGAAATGCGATTTCAGTCACCACCACTTTAAATGGTGCTTATGGCTCTAAATTGTATTGCTCTGAATTGGGATTCTTTTTAAATAATGAAATGGACGATTTTAGCAGTAAACCAGGCGAACCCAATATGTTCGGTTTAATTGGTGCTGAAGCAAATAGCATTGCACCACAAAAACGCATGTTAAGTTCAATGACACCGACTATCGTAGAAAAAGATGGCGATTTATACATGTCTGTTGGTACTCCTGGTGGCTCAACCATAATAACCTGTGTACTTCAAACCATATTAAATGTACATGAATACGATATGGGCATGCAAGAAGCTGTAAATGCACCACGTTTTCATCATCAATGGTTGCCCGATGAAATTTTAATGGAACCAAATAAATTTAACCGAAATACCATTTTAGAACTGGAAGCCAAAGGCTACCCGATTAATGAAAAAGATGCGCCTATTATTGGACGTGTTGATGGTATTTTAAAATTGAAAAACGGAACTTTAGAAGCTGGTGCAGATTATCGTGGAGACGATACCGCAATTGGATTTTAA
- a CDS encoding DUF937 domain-containing protein, with protein sequence METNLLKSLSNYVTPELISQASSALGESETGISSAMSSAIPTLLSGLLTNANDTNVIDGIIGLANSKDFDASSVLSSLPSLLSDSGNKSAIAAGSGMLNMLFGNKQSGLFDLLGSTSGVKKSSVSRLMMMAAPMILGYIRKSGFSAGSLVKTLFSQKDDILKAAPTGLQALLGHGTKLKPEVKEKIKDIKRPVTPTPPPAKQKNKWILPFLIAVAALLIFYLLRNCEGEPETPVVRNNVPVVVEETKVDVIEPKVDLVDVTLPNGTTLNATANGLESQLTTWLANTDNVLDKNTWFDFDNLLFATASANLLPESENQLSNLVEILKAYPNVAIKIGGYTDNTGDPAANLKLSEDRAKSVVAEMVAKGIDSGRLSAEGYGQQHPVATNETEEGRAQNRRIAMRVTSK encoded by the coding sequence ATGGAAACCAATCTATTAAAATCATTAAGTAATTATGTTACTCCCGAATTAATTTCTCAAGCCTCTAGTGCTTTAGGAGAGTCTGAAACCGGAATCTCTAGTGCTATGTCGAGTGCAATACCAACATTATTGTCTGGCTTATTAACCAATGCCAACGACACCAATGTAATAGACGGCATTATAGGATTAGCCAATAGCAAAGATTTTGATGCCTCTAGTGTGCTTTCAAGTTTACCATCCTTACTTAGCGATTCTGGAAACAAATCTGCCATCGCAGCAGGTTCTGGTATGCTAAACATGTTATTTGGAAATAAACAATCTGGGTTATTTGACCTATTAGGTAGTACATCTGGTGTTAAAAAATCTTCTGTTTCTAGATTAATGATGATGGCTGCACCAATGATTTTAGGATATATTCGTAAATCTGGATTTAGTGCGGGAAGTTTAGTTAAAACTTTATTTTCTCAGAAAGACGACATTTTAAAAGCTGCGCCTACTGGATTACAAGCTTTACTTGGTCACGGTACCAAGTTAAAACCTGAAGTGAAAGAAAAAATTAAAGACATTAAAAGACCTGTTACTCCAACACCTCCGCCTGCAAAGCAAAAAAACAAATGGATTTTACCATTTTTAATTGCTGTTGCCGCTTTATTAATATTTTACTTACTTAGAAATTGCGAAGGAGAACCAGAAACTCCTGTGGTACGTAACAATGTTCCTGTTGTTGTAGAAGAAACTAAAGTGGATGTTATAGAACCAAAAGTGGATTTAGTAGATGTTACACTTCCAAATGGAACAACTTTAAACGCAACGGCTAACGGATTAGAAAGTCAGTTAACAACGTGGTTAGCAAACACAGATAATGTTTTAGATAAAAACACGTGGTTCGATTTCGATAATTTATTATTCGCTACAGCATCTGCAAATTTGTTACCAGAATCTGAAAATCAATTATCTAACCTTGTAGAAATTTTAAAAGCATACCCAAATGTTGCTATTAAAATTGGCGGATATACAGACAATACTGGAGACCCTGCTGCTAACTTAAAATTATCTGAAGATCGCGCTAAAAGTGTGGTAGCAGAAATGGTAGCTAAAGGAATTGATTCAGGTCGTTTATCAGCAGAAGGCTACGGACAACAACACCCTGTTGCCACTAATGAAACAGAAGAAGGACGTGCACAAAATAGAAGAATAGCTATGCGTGTAACAAGTAAATAA
- the uvrA gene encoding excinuclease ABC subunit UvrA, with the protein MSNFEEYIEVKGARVHNLKNIDVSIPRDKLVVITGLSGSGKSSLAFDTIYAEGQRRYIETFSAYARQFLGGLERPDVDKIDGLSPVIAIEQKTTSKSPRSTVGTITEIYDFLRLLYARASDAYSYNTGEQMVSYSDEQIKDLITQDYQGKRINILAPVIRSRKGHYRELFEQIAKQGFVKVRTDGEIRDLVKGMKLDRYKTHDIEIVIDRLKIDTTADNDKRLSETIKTAMYHGDDILMVIDHDTQEARYFSRLLMCPSTGVSYPNPEPNNFSFNSPKGACPKCNGIGQLYQVNESKIIPDPTLSIKSGALAPHGPEKNSWIFKQLQLIAQRFNFNLTDAYKDIPEAAKHMILYGGKEKFSVESKTLGITRDYKIDFEGVANFIESQYENAQTTSLKRWAKDYMDKVDCGECHGTRLRKESLYFKVNGLNIAELANKDISDLSVWFKDLNTHLSSKQLQIGEEIIKEITTRLQFLLDVGLDYLSLNRSSKSLSGGEAQRIRLATQIGSQLVGVLYILDEPSIGLHQRDNEKLINSLVALRDVGNSVIVVEHDKDMIERADYVIDIGPKAGRYGGEIISEGTPAELLKQHTLTADYLNGTKEIEVPKKRREGNGHLLTLKGCTGNNLKNVSVSFPLGKMIGVTGVSGSGKSTLINETLYPILNAYYFNGVKKPMPYKSIKGLEHLDKVIDINQSPIGRTPRSNPATYTGVFGEIRSLFAKIPEAMIRGYKPGRFSFNVKGGRCETCQGGGLRVIEMNFLPDVYVECETCQGKRFNRETLEIRYKGKSISDVLNMTINDAVPFFENIPKIHKKVKTIQDVGLGYITLGQQSTTLSGGEAQRIKLATELSKRDTGNTFYILDEPTTGLHFEDIRVLMIVLNKLADKGNTVLIIEHNLDVIKTVDHIIDIGYEGGKGGGKVIVEGTPEEVAKHKKSYTAQFLKKELH; encoded by the coding sequence ATGAGCAATTTCGAAGAATATATTGAAGTTAAAGGTGCCCGAGTGCACAACTTAAAAAACATTGACGTTTCTATTCCTAGAGACAAGCTAGTTGTAATTACTGGTTTATCGGGGAGTGGAAAATCGTCTTTGGCTTTCGACACAATTTATGCCGAAGGTCAGCGCCGTTATATTGAAACATTTTCGGCCTATGCCCGTCAGTTTTTAGGCGGATTAGAGCGTCCTGACGTTGATAAAATCGATGGACTTTCGCCTGTAATTGCTATTGAACAGAAAACAACCAGTAAATCTCCTCGATCTACTGTAGGAACAATTACAGAAATTTACGATTTTTTACGTTTGTTATATGCTAGAGCTAGTGATGCTTATAGTTACAACACTGGTGAACAAATGGTAAGTTATAGTGATGAGCAAATCAAAGATTTAATTACACAAGACTATCAAGGAAAACGTATTAATATACTTGCTCCTGTTATTCGTTCTAGAAAGGGACACTATCGCGAATTATTCGAACAAATTGCCAAACAAGGTTTTGTAAAAGTAAGAACAGATGGGGAAATTCGTGACCTAGTAAAAGGCATGAAACTAGATCGCTATAAAACACATGATATAGAAATTGTTATCGATCGTTTAAAAATCGATACGACTGCCGACAATGACAAAAGACTTTCCGAAACCATAAAAACAGCCATGTATCATGGCGATGATATTTTAATGGTTATTGATCACGACACCCAAGAAGCACGTTATTTTAGTCGTTTGCTTATGTGTCCATCAACCGGAGTTTCTTATCCAAATCCAGAACCTAATAATTTTTCATTTAATTCCCCAAAAGGTGCTTGTCCAAAATGTAATGGTATTGGTCAATTGTATCAGGTTAATGAATCTAAAATTATTCCAGACCCAACATTATCGATTAAATCTGGAGCGTTAGCACCACACGGTCCCGAGAAAAATAGTTGGATTTTCAAGCAATTGCAACTTATCGCGCAGCGTTTCAATTTTAATTTAACCGATGCGTATAAAGACATTCCTGAGGCTGCTAAACACATGATTTTATACGGCGGAAAAGAAAAGTTTTCTGTTGAAAGTAAAACTTTGGGAATTACACGCGATTATAAAATAGATTTTGAAGGTGTTGCTAATTTTATTGAAAGTCAGTACGAAAATGCTCAAACCACATCATTAAAACGTTGGGCTAAAGACTATATGGACAAAGTGGATTGTGGCGAATGTCATGGCACACGACTTAGAAAAGAATCGCTTTATTTTAAAGTCAATGGCTTAAACATAGCTGAATTAGCAAATAAAGATATTAGCGATTTATCTGTTTGGTTTAAAGATTTAAACACACACTTATCTTCTAAACAATTACAAATTGGAGAAGAAATTATAAAAGAGATTACCACACGTCTTCAGTTTTTATTAGATGTTGGTTTAGATTATCTATCATTAAACCGAAGTTCTAAATCACTTTCTGGTGGAGAAGCACAACGTATTCGATTAGCAACCCAGATTGGTTCTCAATTGGTTGGTGTACTCTATATTTTAGACGAACCTAGTATTGGGTTACATCAGCGTGACAACGAAAAATTAATAAATTCTTTAGTTGCACTTCGTGATGTTGGGAATTCTGTTATCGTAGTTGAACACGATAAAGACATGATAGAACGTGCAGATTACGTGATTGATATCGGACCAAAAGCAGGGCGTTATGGTGGTGAAATAATTAGTGAAGGTACGCCTGCCGAATTATTAAAACAACATACCTTAACTGCAGATTATCTAAACGGCACCAAAGAAATTGAAGTTCCTAAAAAACGTCGTGAAGGTAACGGACACCTATTAACCTTAAAAGGATGTACAGGAAATAACTTAAAGAACGTAAGCGTTTCATTTCCTTTAGGAAAAATGATTGGTGTAACAGGTGTTTCAGGAAGTGGTAAATCCACATTAATTAATGAAACCTTATACCCTATTTTAAATGCGTATTACTTTAATGGCGTAAAAAAACCAATGCCTTATAAAAGCATAAAAGGTTTAGAACATTTAGATAAAGTTATCGATATTAATCAATCGCCAATTGGTAGAACACCACGTAGTAATCCGGCAACGTACACTGGTGTTTTTGGAGAAATTAGAAGTTTGTTTGCAAAGATTCCCGAAGCCATGATTCGTGGCTATAAACCAGGTCGTTTTAGTTTCAACGTTAAAGGTGGACGTTGCGAAACGTGCCAAGGTGGAGGTTTACGCGTAATAGAAATGAACTTTCTTCCCGACGTTTATGTGGAGTGCGAAACATGTCAAGGAAAGCGTTTTAACAGAGAAACTTTAGAGATTAGATATAAGGGAAAATCGATTAGTGATGTACTTAACATGACGATAAACGATGCCGTTCCGTTTTTTGAGAATATTCCTAAAATTCATAAAAAAGTAAAAACCATCCAAGATGTTGGATTGGGATACATCACCTTAGGACAGCAAAGTACAACCCTCTCCGGAGGAGAAGCACAACGTATTAAATTAGCAACAGAATTAAGTAAACGCGATACCGGAAACACATTTTATATTCTAGATGAACCTACTACCGGACTTCATTTTGAAGATATACGTGTGCTTATGATTGTATTAAATAAACTTGCAGACAAAGGCAACACAGTGTTAATTATAGAACACAATTTAGATGTTATAAAAACTGTAGACCACATTATAGATATTGGTTACGAAGGCGGAAAAGGTGGTGGAAAAGTGATTGTTGAAGGCACTCCTGAAGAAGTCGCAAAACACAAAAAAAGTTATACAGCACAATTCCTAAAAAAGGAATTACATTAA
- a CDS encoding LOG family protein: MKTEQHPKGWNEIKTNDSWAIFKIMGEFVSGFEKMSTVGPCISIFGSARTKPEDPYYKLAERVAHKIVDAGFGVITGGGPGIMEAGNKGAHLAGGTSIGLNIELPFEQHDNPYIDHNKSLDFDYFFVRKLMFVKYSQGFVVLPGGFGTLDELFESITLIQTGKIERFPVILVGKEYWEGLFDWIKSTMLAKNGTISPKDLDLINIVDTEDEVVDVLNKFYNESNFSLNF; the protein is encoded by the coding sequence ATGAAAACAGAACAACATCCAAAAGGTTGGAATGAAATAAAAACAAACGATTCTTGGGCCATATTTAAAATTATGGGTGAATTTGTTAGTGGTTTTGAAAAGATGAGTACTGTAGGTCCCTGTATTTCAATTTTTGGATCAGCACGAACAAAACCAGAAGACCCTTACTATAAATTAGCAGAACGCGTAGCGCATAAAATTGTAGACGCTGGTTTTGGTGTTATTACAGGTGGTGGTCCTGGAATTATGGAAGCCGGAAATAAAGGTGCACATTTAGCTGGTGGAACTTCTATTGGATTAAATATAGAGTTACCCTTCGAGCAACACGACAATCCATATATAGACCATAATAAAAGCTTAGATTTTGATTACTTTTTTGTTAGAAAATTAATGTTTGTAAAATACTCTCAAGGCTTTGTTGTCCTTCCTGGAGGATTTGGAACTTTAGACGAATTGTTTGAATCGATAACACTTATACAGACTGGAAAAATTGAACGTTTTCCGGTTATTTTAGTTGGAAAAGAATACTGGGAAGGTTTATTCGATTGGATTAAATCGACCATGCTAGCTAAAAACGGTACCATTAGTCCAAAAGACTTAGACTTAATCAACATTGTAGACACTGAAGATGAAGTTGTTGACGTGCTAAATAAGTTCTATAACGAATCTAATTTTAGTCTAAATTTTTAA